The following proteins are co-located in the Candidatus Avedoeria danica genome:
- the murA gene encoding UDP-N-acetylglucosamine 1-carboxyvinyltransferase: protein MTLALTDSPVRSPIVDPVVDSVVDPPSRERIYVLQGGARLSGTVQIGGAKNAALPILAATLLTADSCTIENVPDIADVRVMLDLLRHMGAEVEHEAALSRVTVCCADIRTRTTPDALAERFRGSFLVMGPLLARFGQASTARPGGCNIGSRPVDVHSKGFAALGAQVANVDHRFAASGRLKGANILLDVPSHTGTENIIMAAVLAEGLTVIDNASIEPEVLELVDFLRSLGARIAWASTARQLVIQGVPRLHGSVYRLMPDRLEAGTYLLAGAITRGDVTVERIVPDHLRSVMGKLVEAGATIEEHDHSVRVVVDRPLRAVDVHTYFYPGFPTDLQQPFTALLTQAIGESIVQETVFEARMTYAYELQRMGADIRVNGSTAVVTGPSVLHGTTVTAQDLRAGAAVMLAALAADGDTRIRGAHTVERGYNRLIENLCALGAVGHAEWLESAPA from the coding sequence ATGACCCTCGCCCTGACCGATTCCCCAGTTCGGTCCCCGATCGTCGATCCCGTGGTCGATTCCGTGGTCGATCCCCCGTCCCGTGAACGCATCTACGTGCTGCAAGGCGGCGCGCGTCTGTCCGGCACGGTGCAGATCGGCGGCGCCAAGAACGCGGCGCTGCCCATTCTGGCCGCCACGCTCCTGACCGCCGACAGCTGCACGATCGAGAACGTGCCCGATATCGCCGACGTCCGGGTCATGCTCGACCTCCTGCGCCACATGGGCGCCGAGGTCGAGCACGAGGCGGCGCTGAGTCGCGTGACGGTGTGCTGCGCCGACATCCGCACGCGGACGACGCCCGACGCGCTGGCCGAACGGTTCCGCGGCAGCTTCCTGGTGATGGGCCCGCTGTTGGCGCGCTTCGGCCAGGCCAGCACGGCTCGGCCGGGCGGCTGCAACATCGGCTCCCGGCCCGTCGACGTGCACAGCAAGGGCTTTGCGGCGCTGGGCGCGCAAGTGGCCAACGTCGACCATCGGTTCGCCGCCAGCGGCCGCCTCAAGGGCGCGAACATCCTGCTGGACGTCCCGAGCCATACCGGCACGGAGAACATCATCATGGCGGCCGTGCTGGCCGAGGGGCTGACCGTCATCGACAACGCCAGCATCGAACCGGAAGTGCTCGAGCTCGTCGACTTCCTGCGGTCGCTCGGCGCGCGGATCGCGTGGGCGTCGACGGCGCGCCAGCTCGTCATCCAGGGCGTCCCGCGCTTGCACGGCTCGGTGTATCGCCTGATGCCCGATCGGCTCGAAGCCGGCACGTATCTCCTTGCCGGCGCGATCACGCGCGGTGACGTCACGGTCGAGCGCATCGTGCCCGACCATCTCCGCTCGGTGATGGGCAAGCTCGTGGAGGCGGGGGCGACGATCGAGGAGCACGACCACAGCGTCCGGGTGGTCGTGGATCGTCCGCTTCGGGCAGTCGATGTCCATACCTACTTCTATCCGGGCTTTCCGACGGACCTCCAACAGCCTTTCACCGCGCTGCTGACACAGGCCATCGGCGAGAGCATTGTCCAGGAAACGGTGTTCGAGGCCCGGATGACGTATGCTTATGAGCTGCAGCGAATGGGCGCGGACATTCGTGTCAACGGCTCAACGGCCGTCGTCACCGGTCCGTCCGTGCTGCATGGAACGACGGTGACCGCCCAGGACCTGCGGGCCGGCGCTGCCGTCATGCTTGCGGCACTCGCGGCTGATGGTGACACGCGGA
- a CDS encoding YifB family Mg chelatase-like AAA ATPase: protein MLARMWSCALAGLEGELVQVEVDIHHGLPHITLVGLPDMTVRESKDRLYAALRNAGFGFPMARITINLAPAHVRKIGPHYDLAIALGILAASEQLPGALNGALDDALVFGEVALDGRLRRTHGVLPVAVAARNHGFRRVIVPAANGAEAALVPGLDVVASDSLRQLVQHLRTGAPLPPIAAVPSHTAPAPHTDLSDVRGQEHARRALEIAAAGGHNLSFTGPPGGGKTMLARCLPSILPPLLLEEALEVTAVYSVAGLLPSDVPLIQARPFRAPHHTISNAGLIGGGSWPRPGEVSLAHHGVLFLDELPEFDPAVLESLRQPIEDRRVTIARAAGSAIFPASVTLIAARNPCPCGYHGDPDHACTCAVAAVLRYGRRVSGPLMDRIDLHVEVPRVPHEKLLGGPTGERSVAVRARVVAARERQRARLGAAEGPAASPAAVDRRRQRELAVRAHDPAGAERRSIAVASATPGSPDNDTATDDRSLPGFGFVGAAAARCNAELSAAQVRRDCRIDTDGEALLRTAMRRLGLSARAFHRILKVSRTIADLEAADGIATRHVAEALQYRPRQGT from the coding sequence ATGCTCGCTCGGATGTGGAGCTGCGCGTTGGCCGGTCTGGAGGGCGAGCTCGTGCAGGTCGAGGTCGACATCCACCACGGCCTGCCGCACATCACGCTCGTCGGCCTCCCGGATATGACGGTGCGCGAGTCCAAGGACCGCCTGTACGCCGCGCTGCGCAACGCCGGATTCGGCTTCCCAATGGCCCGGATCACGATCAACCTGGCGCCTGCGCACGTCCGCAAGATCGGTCCGCACTACGATCTGGCGATCGCGCTCGGGATCCTGGCGGCCAGCGAGCAGCTGCCCGGCGCTCTCAATGGCGCGTTGGACGACGCGCTCGTGTTCGGCGAGGTTGCCCTCGACGGTCGACTGCGGCGGACGCACGGCGTCCTCCCGGTGGCGGTCGCCGCCCGCAACCACGGCTTCCGACGGGTCATCGTGCCCGCTGCCAACGGCGCCGAGGCCGCCCTCGTCCCCGGCCTCGACGTCGTCGCATCCGACAGCCTGCGCCAACTCGTCCAGCACCTGCGCACCGGCGCCCCGCTGCCGCCGATTGCCGCCGTTCCGTCGCACACCGCGCCGGCGCCGCACACCGACCTCAGCGACGTCCGAGGCCAGGAGCACGCGCGCCGCGCCCTCGAGATCGCCGCCGCCGGCGGGCACAACCTGTCGTTCACCGGCCCGCCGGGCGGGGGCAAGACGATGCTGGCGCGCTGCCTGCCGTCCATCCTGCCGCCGCTGTTGCTCGAGGAGGCGCTGGAGGTCACCGCGGTCTATTCCGTCGCCGGCCTGCTGCCCAGCGACGTGCCGCTCATCCAAGCGCGCCCGTTCCGCGCACCGCACCATACGATCTCCAACGCCGGCCTGATCGGCGGCGGCTCTTGGCCGCGGCCGGGCGAGGTCTCGCTGGCCCACCACGGCGTCCTGTTCCTCGACGAGCTGCCCGAGTTCGACCCGGCGGTCCTCGAGAGCCTCCGCCAGCCCATCGAAGACCGGCGCGTCACGATCGCCCGCGCCGCCGGCAGCGCGATTTTTCCGGCCAGCGTGACGCTGATTGCCGCCCGCAACCCCTGTCCGTGCGGCTATCACGGCGACCCTGACCACGCCTGTACGTGCGCCGTCGCCGCCGTCCTGCGCTACGGGCGTCGTGTCAGCGGGCCGCTGATGGACCGCATCGACCTCCACGTCGAGGTGCCCCGCGTCCCGCATGAGAAGCTTCTGGGTGGGCCGACCGGCGAGAGGTCGGTCGCCGTACGCGCCCGGGTGGTGGCCGCGCGGGAACGCCAGCGGGCGCGGCTGGGGGCAGCGGAGGGTCCGGCGGCGTCGCCCGCAGCGGTCGACCGCCGGCGCCAGCGCGAGTTGGCGGTGCGAGCCCACGATCCGGCCGGCGCGGAACGACGATCGATCGCTGTCGCGTCGGCGACGCCCGGGTCTCCGGACAACGACACTGCGACGGACGACCGATCGCTGCCGGGCTTCGGTTTCGTCGGCGCCGCCGCCGCGCGCTGCAACGCCGAGCTATCCGCAGCCCAGGTCCGCCGCGACTGCCGCATCGACACCGACGGCGAGGCTCTGCTCCGGACGGCGATGCGGCGGCTTGGCCTTTCGGCACGGGCGTTCCACCGCATCCTCAAGGTATCCCGGACGATTGCCGATCTCGAGGCGGCCGACGGGATCGCGACCCGCCACGTGGCGGAGGCGCTGCAGTACCGGCCGCGGCAGGGGACGTGA
- a CDS encoding YdcF family protein: MNTCPGFQSVLRRNVGALFVALTALAAVIGGGAARYMAAAAHDRTYTVVQAPHRNTAIVFGAGVWPSGAPTPILFDRVATAAELYVLGTVDGLVMSGSVGPGAYDEPGTMARLAEQLGVPARAIRLDTSGTSTWASCSGWVAAHPSETSLLVTQAYHMPRALFACRRFDANTIGVAADRRTYPAVHAAWWRLREGPASLKLLWVALDR, from the coding sequence ATGAACACATGCCCAGGTTTCCAGAGCGTCCTTCGCCGGAACGTCGGCGCGCTGTTCGTCGCGCTGACCGCGTTGGCGGCCGTGATCGGCGGCGGGGCGGCGCGCTACATGGCGGCGGCGGCGCACGACCGGACGTACACCGTCGTGCAGGCACCGCACCGCAACACGGCCATCGTCTTCGGCGCCGGCGTCTGGCCGAGCGGCGCGCCGACGCCGATCCTCTTCGACCGCGTCGCGACGGCGGCCGAACTGTACGTGCTCGGCACGGTCGATGGGCTCGTCATGAGCGGCAGCGTCGGGCCGGGCGCTTACGACGAGCCGGGCACGATGGCGCGTCTCGCGGAGCAGCTGGGCGTCCCGGCCAGAGCGATTCGGTTGGACACCAGCGGCACGAGCACCTGGGCCTCGTGCTCCGGCTGGGTCGCGGCGCACCCATCGGAAACGTCGCTGCTCGTCACGCAGGCCTACCACATGCCGCGCGCCCTGTTCGCCTGCCGCCGCTTCGATGCGAACACGATCGGGGTGGCCGCCGACCGGCGGACCTATCCCGCGGTCCACGCCGCGTGGTGGCGGCTGCGCGAAGGCCCGGCGTCGCTGAAGTTGCTCTGGGTGGCATTGGATCGCTGA
- a CDS encoding metallophosphoesterase: protein MAMHAGDVTFVHITDSHIGPSADYRRHGLAALPCAERIVETINALVPQPDFVLHTGDVVTEPHDASYALAAGVFGRLTAPTYYAVGNHDTAADLRRWMRVGPHVPLLPDDGPWSYAFEVRGHRFLAVDARGPDAIDPQGALSAAQWSVLERELTPDGPPLTLFTHFPLLPMGSPWIDRTMLVRDGDGLHDRLAAVANRVRGVFFGHIHQPLHMSVDGVLYSAAPSTFAQLTGWPTDEVAGADPVALPGYAVVRLTAAGTTVRTLSFPRP, encoded by the coding sequence ATGGCCATGCACGCGGGCGACGTGACCTTCGTCCACATCACGGACAGCCACATCGGGCCGAGCGCCGACTACCGGCGGCACGGCCTTGCCGCGCTGCCTTGCGCCGAGCGCATCGTGGAGACGATCAACGCGCTTGTGCCCCAGCCGGACTTCGTCCTCCACACCGGCGATGTCGTGACCGAGCCGCACGACGCCAGCTACGCGTTGGCGGCGGGCGTGTTCGGGCGGTTGACCGCGCCGACCTACTACGCGGTCGGCAACCATGACACGGCAGCCGACCTGCGCCGCTGGATGCGCGTCGGCCCGCACGTGCCCCTCCTGCCCGACGACGGCCCGTGGTCGTACGCCTTCGAGGTGCGCGGCCATCGTTTCCTGGCCGTCGATGCGCGCGGACCGGACGCGATCGATCCGCAGGGCGCTCTCTCGGCAGCGCAGTGGTCCGTCCTCGAGCGCGAGCTCACCCCCGACGGCCCGCCGTTGACGCTCTTTACGCACTTCCCGCTGCTGCCGATGGGAAGCCCGTGGATCGACCGGACGATGCTCGTCCGGGACGGAGATGGGCTGCATGACCGCCTGGCCGCCGTTGCGAATCGGGTGCGCGGTGTGTTCTTCGGCCACATCCATCAGCCGCTGCACATGTCGGTCGACGGCGTCCTCTACTCCGCGGCGCCGAGCACGTTTGCCCAGCTGACGGGTTGGCCGACGGACGAGGTGGCGGGCGCAGACCCCGTTGCCTTGCCCGGCTACGCCGTCGTGCGCCTCACCGCCGCCGGAACGACGGTCCGGACGCTATCGTTCCCCCGTCCGTAA